From the genome of Deinococcus sp. JMULE3, one region includes:
- a CDS encoding MoxR family ATPase → MSLTAAELQTYLHALVRGDLKLATMIWGPPGVGKSSVVAQVAAAHGLDFVDVRLSQLAPTDLRGLPVPESDGQGGGVSRWYPPEFLPRSGRGILFLDEVNMAPPTMQGMAQQLILDRRVGSYELPDGWFVWAAGNRKEDRASVFDMPAPLANRFLHLTVRPDFDSWRAYALGRNLHEHVIAFLTFRPELLHRLDPQQPAWPSPRAWEMASRLHRAGLDATPAIGEAAGAEFSAFVRLYEQLPDLGIVLEGRGAGLRLPDEPSVRYAAVVGLAARAATADEAYHAFTWLADSAGPEWLQLYVATLVSKFQAIGQLADLAELVGRDERLATLVQTTLSLTESA, encoded by the coding sequence GTGAGCCTGACTGCTGCCGAACTTCAGACGTACCTGCACGCCCTCGTCCGCGGGGACCTGAAACTCGCCACGATGATCTGGGGCCCCCCCGGCGTGGGCAAGAGCAGCGTCGTGGCGCAGGTCGCCGCCGCGCACGGCCTGGACTTCGTGGACGTGCGCCTCTCGCAACTGGCCCCCACGGACCTGCGTGGCCTGCCGGTTCCCGAGAGCGACGGGCAGGGGGGTGGCGTGAGCCGCTGGTACCCGCCGGAATTCCTGCCCCGCAGCGGGCGCGGCATCCTGTTCCTGGACGAGGTGAACATGGCCCCGCCCACCATGCAGGGCATGGCGCAGCAGCTGATCCTGGACCGCCGGGTGGGCAGCTACGAACTGCCGGACGGGTGGTTCGTGTGGGCCGCCGGGAACCGCAAGGAAGACCGCGCCAGCGTCTTCGACATGCCCGCGCCCCTCGCCAACCGCTTCCTGCACCTGACGGTCCGCCCGGACTTCGACTCCTGGCGCGCCTACGCCTTGGGCCGCAACCTGCACGAGCACGTCATCGCGTTCCTGACGTTCCGCCCGGAACTCCTGCACCGCCTCGACCCGCAGCAGCCCGCGTGGCCCAGCCCCCGCGCCTGGGAGATGGCGTCCCGCCTGCACCGCGCCGGACTGGACGCCACGCCCGCCATCGGCGAGGCCGCCGGAGCCGAATTCAGCGCGTTCGTGCGCCTGTACGAGCAGCTGCCCGACCTGGGCATCGTCCTCGAGGGCCGCGGCGCGGGCCTGCGCCTCCCGGACGAACCCAGCGTCCGCTACGCCGCCGTCGTGGGCCTCGCCGCCCGCGCCGCCACCGCCGACGAGGCGTACCACGCCTTCACGTGGCTCGCCGACAGCGCCGGACCCGAATGGCTGCAGCTGTACGTCGCCACCCTCGTCAGCAAATTCCAGGCCATCGGGCAACTCGCGGACCTCGCGGAACTCGTCGGCCGGGACGAACGCCTCGCGACGCTCGTGCAGACCACGCTGAGCCTCACGGAAAGCGCGTGA